A stretch of the uncultured Cohaesibacter sp. genome encodes the following:
- a CDS encoding methyl-accepting chemotaxis protein has protein sequence MVFSSTKSSIRRATEVCKAVANGDFEARILNIEEKGEMADLMHAINLLIDRTDAYIRESKACLDYVSRNQHFRLIAEKGMMGNFKLAAESINRATYKIKQRHDAFSEMGSKFESNLEQITSDMKLMISELKSSSGKVSNASHGAQEQAVMVAAGAEEASANMQSVAASVEELSASIAEINHQVVRSSDIAKTSVDKSHDMSGEITGLASASQQIGEVVSLISDIAAQTNLLALNATIEAARAGDAGKGFAIVAQEVKNLSAQTAGATEEISKQIEGLQGATDRAVRANEEISATIEQVSNISSAIAAAVEEQSAATQEIATSIDEAASGTKDVTRGINEVNEATAVTENTAGEVLGVSERLVHQEDNLDNLRKELVEFLVEVRRVG, from the coding sequence ATGGTTTTCTCGAGTACAAAATCTTCAATCCGGCGTGCGACCGAAGTCTGTAAAGCGGTTGCCAATGGCGACTTCGAAGCCAGAATCCTCAATATTGAGGAGAAGGGCGAAATGGCTGATTTGATGCATGCCATCAATTTGCTCATCGACCGGACGGACGCCTATATTCGCGAATCCAAGGCCTGTCTTGATTATGTCTCTCGCAATCAGCATTTCCGTCTCATTGCCGAAAAGGGAATGATGGGCAACTTCAAGCTCGCCGCCGAAAGCATCAACCGGGCAACTTACAAGATCAAACAGCGCCATGATGCCTTTTCCGAAATGGGGTCGAAGTTCGAGAGCAACCTCGAACAGATCACCAGTGACATGAAGCTGATGATATCCGAGTTGAAAAGCTCATCGGGCAAAGTGTCAAATGCGTCTCACGGTGCGCAGGAACAGGCTGTCATGGTGGCAGCTGGCGCGGAAGAGGCTTCCGCCAATATGCAGTCCGTCGCCGCCTCTGTTGAGGAACTGAGTGCCTCCATCGCCGAGATCAACCATCAGGTGGTCAGAAGCTCCGACATTGCAAAAACGTCTGTCGATAAGTCCCATGATATGAGTGGCGAAATTACCGGTCTGGCCTCCGCTTCCCAGCAAATTGGCGAGGTGGTGTCCCTTATCTCTGATATCGCGGCTCAGACCAACCTGCTTGCCCTTAACGCAACCATCGAAGCGGCTCGTGCTGGCGATGCAGGCAAGGGCTTTGCGATCGTGGCGCAGGAAGTGAAGAATCTCTCCGCCCAGACCGCTGGTGCAACAGAGGAAATTTCCAAGCAGATTGAAGGATTGCAAGGCGCAACGGACCGCGCAGTGCGCGCAAATGAGGAAATTTCCGCGACCATTGAACAGGTCAGCAACATTTCCAGCGCAATTGCCGCCGCCGTCGAGGAACAAAGTGCCGCTACGCAAGAGATTGCCACCAGCATCGATGAGGCGGCCAGCGGCACCAAGGACGTGACCCGAGGCATCAATGAGGTGAATGAGGCAACCGCCGTGACCGAAAATACAGCCGGAGAAGTGCTCGGCGTGTCGGAACGCCTCGTGCATCAGGAAGACAATCTCGACAACTTGCGCAAGGAACTGGTCGAGTTCCTCGTTGAGGTCCGCAGGGTCGGATAA
- a CDS encoding DMT family transporter: MRNHSLLAYGLLAIATLSWSGNIVIGRAVRSDLPPLGMTFWRWSLCCLILLIFTAPRLKASWPIIKREWKLLLIMAMTGIGTFNPLQYISLHTTSAINVTLILATSPAFMALLSVVLLKDRLGVAQIAGIAVSFIGVAIVITNGDLQTLLEVQFAVGDIFMLCAAIIWAFYSIAVKKRPADLDPLVMLTVITGAGSLFLLGPYLWESATYKTMPINMTSILTVGYITLIASLLAYVCYNKGVSLIGPSKAGPTIHLMPGWVAILAFVFLGERLESYHLLGIACIAAGIFLTSRKARIKT; the protein is encoded by the coding sequence ATGCGAAATCATTCTCTTCTTGCCTATGGTCTTCTCGCCATTGCCACGCTCAGCTGGAGTGGCAACATCGTCATTGGTCGCGCCGTGCGCAGTGACTTGCCGCCGCTGGGCATGACTTTCTGGCGCTGGAGTCTGTGCTGCCTCATTCTTCTGATCTTCACGGCGCCTCGCCTCAAGGCATCCTGGCCGATCATCAAGCGTGAGTGGAAGCTGTTGCTGATCATGGCAATGACGGGCATCGGAACCTTCAATCCTCTGCAATATATTTCCCTTCACACCACCTCAGCGATCAATGTGACGCTGATTCTGGCCACCAGCCCCGCTTTCATGGCCTTGCTGTCAGTCGTGCTTCTCAAGGATCGGCTGGGTGTGGCACAAATTGCAGGCATTGCGGTGTCCTTCATTGGCGTGGCTATCGTCATTACCAATGGGGACTTGCAAACGTTGCTTGAGGTGCAGTTCGCCGTTGGCGACATTTTCATGCTGTGTGCAGCAATCATCTGGGCCTTTTATTCGATCGCCGTGAAAAAGCGCCCGGCCGATCTTGATCCGCTGGTCATGCTGACGGTGATCACGGGTGCGGGGTCGTTGTTTCTGCTTGGCCCCTATTTGTGGGAAAGCGCCACCTACAAGACGATGCCGATCAATATGACATCCATCCTTACGGTTGGATATATCACGCTCATTGCATCGCTTCTTGCCTATGTCTGTTACAACAAGGGCGTGAGCCTGATTGGCCCGTCAAAAGCCGGTCCGACAATCCATCTGATGCCCGGCTGGGTAGCGATTCTCGCTTTTGTCTTTCTGGGAGAGCGGCTTGAAAGTTATCATCTATTGGGCATTGCCTGCATCGCAGCGGGCATATTTCTCACTAGCCGCAAGGCGCGTATAAAAACTTAG
- a CDS encoding MATE family efflux transporter: MSPSRSPNHPDPLDRGTPSIMRLAGFLSLSGLFATSAILIDANMVGPIGDETLAGLGLAGGLIGIFMALQFGLGSAAQILLTRAFGLEAPQLFAKRLWRTLGLGLGICLVLVLLFRFNIHFLVDHLASTSGVGFAAKRYLELMVYSLPITFSAYLISLSFDVRRLASRELWGFAIEVPLNVSLNALLIYGWFGAPELGITGAAIATLVSQSARLTFLLFQLKRDPYFRGTSDTSSKETTQTDATIPVLPRSVLLPVTLNVAALIVGAQAYQLLFAQLSYLHFAAMALMAPWLSISNVLGRSIAISATITCADLPKGSDALRQAILSNLAALRVLAPRLALLFVAATLLTGGLSWHISGAVRINFMLLIPEAAFLVLIRTASVTITAILRATDRPKWVFWVQFALQWGFGLPLLLAMILLFDIPIFVAFGIFLLEESIRLIIMALRLRHLLVAYGAK, encoded by the coding sequence CGGGTTTGTTTGCCACGTCGGCCATTCTGATTGATGCCAATATGGTTGGCCCCATCGGCGATGAGACATTGGCCGGGCTTGGCTTGGCGGGGGGCTTGATCGGCATATTTATGGCGTTGCAATTCGGCCTTGGTTCGGCGGCGCAAATCCTGCTCACCCGTGCGTTCGGGCTTGAAGCGCCCCAGCTCTTTGCCAAGCGTCTGTGGCGGACACTGGGCCTAGGGCTTGGCATCTGTCTGGTGCTGGTGCTGCTGTTCCGCTTCAATATCCATTTTCTGGTTGACCATCTGGCCAGCACATCCGGCGTTGGCTTCGCCGCCAAGCGCTATCTGGAGCTGATGGTCTATAGTTTGCCGATCACCTTTTCCGCCTATTTGATCTCTTTGTCCTTTGATGTGCGGCGACTGGCATCTCGCGAGCTTTGGGGCTTTGCGATTGAAGTGCCTCTGAATGTCAGCCTGAATGCCTTGTTGATTTACGGCTGGTTCGGTGCGCCGGAACTGGGCATAACGGGTGCGGCGATCGCCACTCTGGTCAGCCAGTCGGCCCGGTTGACCTTCCTGCTTTTCCAACTCAAGCGCGATCCCTATTTTCGTGGCACTTCTGACACATCCAGCAAAGAAACCACCCAGACAGACGCAACCATTCCCGTCTTGCCACGGTCTGTTCTATTGCCGGTGACGCTGAATGTTGCGGCTCTGATTGTTGGAGCGCAGGCCTATCAATTGCTGTTTGCCCAACTCTCCTATTTGCATTTCGCCGCAATGGCGCTGATGGCGCCCTGGCTGTCCATTTCCAATGTGTTGGGCCGGTCAATCGCCATTTCGGCGACCATCACCTGCGCGGATTTACCAAAGGGCAGCGACGCGCTGAGGCAAGCCATTTTGTCGAACCTTGCGGCCCTACGGGTTCTGGCTCCGCGCCTTGCATTGCTTTTTGTTGCAGCGACGCTTTTGACGGGCGGTCTGTCCTGGCACATTTCCGGGGCGGTGCGAATCAACTTCATGCTTTTGATCCCGGAAGCGGCTTTTCTGGTCTTGATCCGAACCGCGTCGGTGACCATCACTGCCATTCTGCGGGCAACGGATCGGCCCAAATGGGTTTTCTGGGTGCAATTTGCCCTGCAATGGGGGTTTGGTCTGCCGCTTTTGCTCGCGATGATCCTGTTGTTTGACATACCAATTTTCGTGGCGTTTGGCATTTTCCTTCTCGAAGAGAGCATCAGGTTGATCATCATGGCGCTGCGTTTGCGTCATCTTTTGGTCGCGTACGGCGCAAAGTAG
- a CDS encoding PAS domain-containing protein, whose protein sequence is MAVETFLSGNERFFGDDDIIVSKTDLKGRLTYANKIFLDISGYREKEVLGQPHSMIRHPEMPRCIFKLLWSTLEQGKEIFAYVNNRAKNGDNYWVYAHVTPSCDKAGKIVGYHSNRRVPDRRILEEEIIPLYKDLVAKEKSTPNRKDGLHLAEAALNSRLAEHNIEYDEFVATLGQRKRRGYR, encoded by the coding sequence ATGGCAGTTGAGACGTTTCTAAGTGGAAATGAACGATTTTTTGGCGATGACGATATCATCGTCAGCAAGACCGATCTCAAAGGTCGGCTAACCTATGCGAACAAGATTTTTCTCGATATTTCCGGTTATCGGGAAAAGGAAGTGCTCGGTCAGCCCCATAGTATGATCCGTCATCCAGAAATGCCGCGCTGCATTTTCAAGCTTTTGTGGAGCACGCTTGAGCAGGGCAAAGAGATCTTCGCCTATGTCAATAACCGCGCCAAGAATGGCGACAATTATTGGGTTTATGCCCATGTGACGCCCAGCTGTGACAAGGCAGGCAAGATTGTTGGTTATCATTCGAACCGGCGCGTGCCAGACCGACGCATCTTGGAAGAGGAGATCATCCCCCTCTATAAAGACCTGGTCGCCAAAGAAAAATCCACGCCCAATCGCAAGGATGGCCTGCATTTGGCCGAGGCCGCACTCAATAGCAGGCTGGCTGAGCACAATATTGAATATGACGAATTCGTCGCCACACTCGGGCAGCGCAAACGGCGTGGTTATCGTTGA
- a CDS encoding LysR family transcriptional regulator, translated as MSNFDYLSLDGRSLYMLRQIYELRSVTETARLLGVTQSSVSHSLDRLRGLFGDPLFIKVGRSMVPTERVEAMMEGIDQVLQGIEDLYSQSDFDPAQSKDRFSIICNDFEHDLLVPEIFTRLKQEAPNSTLRTHQRHMLQTSTQCNGMVDLELCPYPPQDAADLVVSKICTDHQITYYDPNVREAPDTLDSFLEAEHAILCLGLDEDTHIDRYLKTKGLSRKVSYLGPNFSAAATLVRGSTMLATAPSRMACSIFRDFAWVETPVPLEPIDFYMVWHVRNRHSPRHKWFRELVKSVARTLPANLSDATL; from the coding sequence ATGAGCAATTTCGATTACTTATCCCTCGATGGCCGGTCTCTCTATATGCTGCGGCAGATTTATGAATTGCGATCTGTCACCGAAACGGCGCGCCTGCTTGGAGTGACGCAATCCTCGGTAAGCCATTCCCTCGACAGACTTCGCGGATTGTTCGGCGACCCTTTGTTCATCAAGGTCGGACGCTCCATGGTGCCGACCGAGCGGGTTGAAGCGATGATGGAGGGCATTGATCAGGTCTTGCAGGGCATCGAAGATCTTTACAGCCAGAGTGATTTCGACCCGGCTCAGTCAAAGGATCGCTTCTCGATTATCTGCAATGACTTTGAGCATGACCTGCTTGTGCCGGAAATCTTCACGCGGCTGAAACAGGAAGCCCCCAATAGCACGCTGCGGACCCATCAACGACATATGCTGCAAACCTCAACCCAATGCAATGGCATGGTGGATCTGGAATTGTGCCCCTACCCGCCTCAGGATGCGGCGGATCTGGTTGTCTCGAAAATCTGCACCGACCATCAGATCACTTATTATGACCCCAATGTACGGGAGGCTCCGGATACGCTGGACAGTTTTCTGGAAGCGGAGCATGCCATTCTATGCCTTGGGCTGGACGAAGACACGCATATTGACCGCTATCTCAAGACAAAAGGCCTCAGCCGCAAGGTTTCCTATCTGGGGCCGAACTTTTCCGCAGCAGCTACTCTTGTGCGGGGATCAACCATGTTGGCAACGGCCCCTTCGCGGATGGCTTGCTCCATTTTCAGGGATTTTGCCTGGGTGGAGACACCGGTGCCGCTTGAACCGATAGACTTTTACATGGTCTGGCATGTGCGCAATCGCCATTCGCCGCGGCATAAATGGTTTCGTGAGCTGGTCAAGTCCGTTGCCCGAACCCTGCCAGCCAATCTGTCGGATGCAACGCTTTAG
- a CDS encoding flavodoxin family protein produces MSDNRDVSVVLVYHSGYGHTEAVANSVAKGVASVEGVTVDLIKADDENKDWDKLAAADAIIFGSPTYMGSVSAQFKGFMDESSKVWFTQGWKDKIASGFTVSASQSGDKLNTLVQMTVFAAQHGMVWVPTGMAPGNNSTAGSVEDINRIGSYLGMMAQANADQGPDIAPPATDHRTAEHFGAHFATSAKRWVKGA; encoded by the coding sequence ATGTCTGACAATCGCGATGTATCAGTTGTTCTAGTTTATCACAGTGGGTATGGCCACACCGAAGCTGTTGCCAATTCGGTTGCCAAGGGTGTCGCCAGCGTTGAAGGCGTAACTGTTGATCTGATCAAGGCCGACGATGAAAACAAGGATTGGGACAAACTGGCCGCAGCTGATGCCATCATCTTTGGTAGCCCGACTTACATGGGTTCCGTCTCCGCCCAGTTCAAAGGCTTTATGGATGAAAGCTCCAAAGTCTGGTTCACTCAGGGCTGGAAAGACAAGATTGCTTCGGGCTTCACCGTTTCTGCATCTCAATCAGGCGACAAACTGAATACTCTGGTTCAGATGACCGTCTTTGCAGCTCAGCACGGCATGGTCTGGGTCCCGACCGGCATGGCACCGGGCAACAACTCCACTGCAGGCAGCGTTGAAGACATCAACCGCATCGGCTCCTACTTGGGCATGATGGCGCAGGCCAATGCCGATCAGGGGCCAGATATTGCGCCGCCAGCTACCGACCACCGCACCGCTGAGCATTTCGGTGCCCATTTTGCAACCAGCGCCAAACGCTGGGTCAAAGGCGCCTGA
- a CDS encoding DUF1499 domain-containing protein, giving the protein MSGKYKFKSSRMAIWALWLARLTIPVAIISFLLMRFGGLHPSIAVYCFGAAIALSFLSILASLIAFPAIWFEGYRGGLPLWGTFLRSLIIILPALILAYFYFSRPAFSDLSTNPVEPPEFTAARAYRTDADNSLDVASLEVREKQALAYPYLESLYIDHSSELVYLVIEDELKKAKWDIIRQTDHRDSVDGALFEAHTRSIVTGLHYVMAVRLLPDGEFATVVDMRSASLWGSHDLGLNARHIRGFFASVQERLEKGVQHFELKLEEIKRQRRLEQGPLPRPKPKRRPDATTRTG; this is encoded by the coding sequence ATGTCGGGGAAATATAAGTTCAAATCCTCCCGTATGGCGATTTGGGCGCTCTGGTTGGCGCGTTTGACGATACCGGTTGCCATCATTTCGTTCCTGTTGATGCGCTTTGGCGGATTGCATCCCTCCATTGCTGTCTATTGTTTTGGCGCGGCCATCGCCCTGTCATTCCTGTCGATTCTTGCCAGTCTGATTGCCTTTCCTGCCATTTGGTTTGAGGGATATCGCGGCGGCCTGCCGTTGTGGGGGACCTTCCTGCGCAGCTTGATCATTATTTTACCCGCACTGATCTTGGCCTATTTCTATTTTTCCCGTCCGGCTTTTTCCGACCTCTCAACCAATCCGGTCGAGCCGCCTGAATTCACCGCAGCCAGGGCCTATCGCACCGATGCAGACAATTCCCTTGATGTTGCCAGCCTTGAAGTGCGGGAAAAGCAGGCACTGGCTTATCCATATCTCGAAAGCCTCTATATCGATCATTCCAGCGAACTGGTCTATCTGGTGATCGAGGACGAGTTGAAAAAAGCAAAATGGGACATCATCCGCCAAACTGACCACAGGGATAGTGTCGATGGTGCTCTTTTCGAAGCGCATACGCGCTCGATCGTGACAGGACTGCATTATGTGATGGCTGTGAGGCTTTTACCCGATGGAGAATTTGCCACCGTCGTTGATATGCGATCGGCGTCGCTCTGGGGGTCGCATGACCTGGGGCTCAATGCCCGTCACATCCGGGGCTTCTTCGCCTCTGTGCAAGAGCGACTGGAAAAGGGCGTGCAGCATTTCGAGCTGAAGCTTGAAGAAATCAAGCGCCAGCGTCGTCTGGAGCAGGGGCCATTGCCGCGGCCAAAACCGAAACGCCGCCCGGACGCCACAACCCGCACCGGCTAG
- a CDS encoding MBL fold metallo-hydrolase: MATLQFDRDFTPAYGQAVELAPGVRRVTCNNPGPFTYMGTNSYIIGEGEVAILDPGPADSAHIEALLQATRGQTISHILVSHTHVDHSPGVALLQQYCDSPVYAEGPHRPARPLHLGEMNPLDASADLDLKIDHRLADGDRIKGTGWSLEVIHTPGHTTNHLSFAFEDGSGLFSADHVMAWSTSIVAPPDGSMAEFMDSLDKLMDRNDDVYWPGHGGVLRDPAPFLIGLKEHRMAREQGLIDRLHAGDETIGEMVATVYKDTDPSLHGAASLSMFAQLEYLVERGRVRCLDAVPSLSARFELVD, from the coding sequence ATGGCGACTTTGCAATTTGATCGAGATTTCACGCCCGCCTACGGGCAAGCCGTTGAACTGGCTCCCGGCGTTCGGCGTGTAACGTGCAACAATCCCGGCCCCTTCACCTATATGGGCACCAACAGCTATATCATTGGCGAAGGAGAGGTTGCGATCCTTGACCCCGGCCCGGCGGATTCCGCCCATATCGAGGCTTTGTTGCAGGCCACCCGGGGGCAGACCATCAGTCATATTCTGGTCAGTCACACCCATGTAGACCATAGCCCGGGTGTCGCCTTGTTGCAGCAGTATTGTGATTCACCGGTTTATGCGGAAGGCCCCCATCGTCCCGCGCGCCCACTGCATCTGGGCGAAATGAACCCGCTCGATGCCTCTGCCGATCTGGATTTGAAGATTGATCACCGGCTGGCGGATGGGGACCGGATCAAGGGGACCGGCTGGTCTCTTGAGGTGATCCACACGCCCGGCCACACGACCAATCACTTATCTTTTGCTTTCGAGGATGGATCAGGCCTGTTTTCCGCTGATCATGTGATGGCATGGTCAACCTCGATTGTCGCCCCGCCGGATGGATCGATGGCGGAATTCATGGACAGCCTTGATAAGTTGATGGATCGGAATGACGACGTCTATTGGCCCGGCCATGGGGGCGTGTTGCGAGATCCGGCACCGTTTCTGATTGGGTTGAAGGAGCACCGCATGGCGCGCGAGCAAGGATTGATTGATCGCTTGCATGCAGGGGATGAAACAATCGGTGAGATGGTGGCGACAGTCTACAAGGATACGGACCCCTCGTTGCATGGTGCCGCGAGCCTGTCGATGTTTGCGCAACTGGAATATCTGGTTGAGCGAGGACGGGTCCGCTGCCTTGATGCGGTGCCATCGCTCAGCGCTCGCTTTGAGCTGGTTGACTAA
- a CDS encoding alpha-D-glucose phosphate-specific phosphoglucomutase — protein MIVENIPCEMIAGQKPGTSGLRKKTRIFMEPGYLENFIQSVFNAIGGGEGKAFVVGGDGRYFNRKAIQTILKMAAANGAKKVIVGQNGILSTPAASHLIRKNQTDGGFILSASHNPGGINQDFGVKYNVANGGPAPEAVTEEIFQQTMRISSYKIANAPMIDLGTVGTCMLGDMEVCVVDPVADYKALMASLFDFVAIRNLFAGGFTMVFDAMHAVTGPYAKAILEGALGAPKGTVVNGSPSEDFGGGHPDPNPVWAKPLYDLMMSDQAPCLGAASDGDGDRNMILGHGIYVTPSDSLAVLADNAHLAPAYSKGIAGIARSMPTSAASDRVAHKKKIGCYETPTGWKFFGNLLDDGKVTICGEESAGTGSNHVREKDGLWAVLLWLNILAERREPVKTILESHWAHYGRDYYSRYDYENIDITVANDLMQSLRDRLADLPGQVFADRTVEKADEFSYEDPVDGSISAGQGIRVWFSGGVRVVFRLSGTGTQGATLRVYLERFVPPTGELELDPQVALYPVVKSMLELTQLEEIIGRSKPDVIT, from the coding sequence ATGATCGTGGAGAATATTCCCTGCGAAATGATTGCAGGGCAAAAGCCTGGAACGTCCGGTCTTCGCAAGAAGACGCGTATTTTCATGGAGCCGGGTTACCTCGAAAATTTCATACAATCCGTATTCAACGCGATCGGTGGAGGCGAAGGAAAGGCATTTGTCGTGGGAGGCGACGGACGCTACTTCAACCGCAAGGCGATTCAGACCATTCTGAAAATGGCGGCTGCCAATGGCGCCAAGAAGGTGATTGTCGGGCAGAATGGGATTCTGTCAACGCCTGCCGCCTCCCATCTCATCCGCAAGAACCAAACCGACGGCGGCTTCATCCTGTCTGCCAGTCACAATCCCGGTGGCATCAATCAAGACTTCGGGGTGAAGTACAATGTTGCCAATGGTGGACCAGCACCAGAGGCCGTGACCGAAGAAATTTTCCAGCAGACCATGAGAATCTCCAGCTACAAAATAGCCAACGCGCCAATGATTGATCTTGGCACTGTGGGCACCTGCATGCTGGGAGACATGGAAGTCTGTGTCGTTGATCCGGTTGCCGATTATAAGGCTCTGATGGCGTCCCTGTTCGACTTTGTCGCCATTCGCAATCTATTTGCCGGCGGATTTACCATGGTGTTCGACGCCATGCATGCGGTCACCGGTCCTTATGCCAAAGCCATTTTGGAGGGTGCGCTCGGCGCGCCGAAGGGTACCGTTGTCAATGGCTCGCCAAGCGAAGATTTTGGCGGTGGGCACCCGGATCCAAACCCTGTCTGGGCCAAGCCTCTTTATGACTTGATGATGTCCGATCAGGCCCCATGTCTGGGCGCTGCCTCTGATGGTGATGGCGACCGCAACATGATTTTGGGCCATGGCATCTATGTCACGCCATCGGACAGTTTGGCGGTTTTGGCGGACAATGCCCATTTGGCTCCGGCCTACAGCAAGGGCATTGCGGGCATCGCCCGTTCGATGCCGACCAGTGCGGCCAGTGATCGTGTGGCGCACAAGAAGAAGATCGGCTGCTACGAAACCCCTACGGGTTGGAAATTCTTCGGCAACCTGCTCGACGATGGCAAGGTGACGATTTGCGGCGAGGAAAGTGCCGGCACCGGTTCCAACCATGTCCGCGAGAAAGACGGCCTTTGGGCGGTTCTTTTGTGGCTCAATATTCTGGCCGAACGTCGCGAACCGGTTAAGACCATTCTTGAATCCCACTGGGCGCATTATGGCCGCGATTATTATTCGCGCTATGATTATGAGAATATCGACATCACAGTCGCCAATGATTTGATGCAGTCTTTGCGCGACCGTCTCGCCGACTTGCCGGGTCAGGTCTTTGCTGACAGAACGGTCGAGAAAGCAGACGAGTTTTCCTATGAGGATCCGGTTGACGGATCGATCAGCGCGGGTCAGGGCATTCGGGTTTGGTTCTCTGGCGGCGTCCGGGTGGTCTTTCGCCTATCGGGCACCGGCACTCAGGGCGCCACTCTGCGCGTTTATCTGGAACGCTTCGTGCCACCGACTGGAGAACTGGAACTTGATCCGCAAGTCGCGCTCTACCCCGTCGTCAAGTCGATGCTCGAATTGACCCAGCTGGAAGAAATCATTGGACGGTCCAAGCCGGACGTTATCACCTGA
- a CDS encoding GNAT family N-acetyltransferase yields the protein MSDLTLCPSGIVIRAATRSDFDAIARLHAASWRDAYKNFLPPSYLKERVEQDLDDLWARCRIKPDDLILVALDARNKNRLVGFISVSCQPDPYIDNLHCSPTETGKGIGKALMSAAFEQILFRKKQTASLTVITQNSNARNFYLHLGGRPVKARKDEIFGHPVDVELIRWDDISIVRTW from the coding sequence ATGTCAGACCTTACTCTTTGTCCATCCGGCATTGTCATCCGTGCGGCAACCCGCTCAGATTTTGATGCCATTGCGCGCCTTCATGCAGCGAGTTGGCGAGATGCCTACAAGAATTTTCTGCCGCCGAGTTATCTCAAGGAGCGCGTGGAGCAAGATCTGGATGACCTCTGGGCCCGATGCCGGATCAAACCGGACGACTTAATACTGGTCGCCCTTGATGCTCGCAATAAGAACCGACTGGTTGGCTTCATCTCAGTCAGTTGCCAACCCGATCCCTATATTGACAACTTGCATTGTTCCCCAACGGAAACTGGAAAAGGGATCGGCAAAGCTTTGATGAGTGCGGCTTTTGAACAAATTTTATTTCGAAAGAAACAAACAGCCTCTCTGACTGTCATCACCCAAAATTCCAATGCGCGAAACTTTTACCTGCATCTTGGTGGTCGTCCCGTAAAGGCCCGGAAGGACGAGATTTTCGGCCATCCGGTTGATGTCGAACTCATTCGCTGGGACGATATCAGCATCGTCAGAACTTGGTAA